The following coding sequences lie in one Rutidosis leptorrhynchoides isolate AG116_Rl617_1_P2 chromosome 4, CSIRO_AGI_Rlap_v1, whole genome shotgun sequence genomic window:
- the LOC139843557 gene encoding subtilisin-like protease SBT5.4 gives MKLCRVFLLLFFTFCSLRWSSLAINTKKSYIVYLGGAGDDEFESSKIQDSHFEILGSILGSKDKVDDALIYSYNKHINGFAALLTEEDAMKIAEHPEVVSVIPSNGRKLHTTHSWDFLKLEREDGLIDASSLWTKAKFGENIIIGNLDTGVWPESHSFNDIGYGPIPSKWNGGCENQTLVPCNNKLIGARFYNQGFQASYGNFNCSMNNARDHDGHGSHTLSTAGGNFVPGVSINDVKLGTAKGGSPKARVAAYKVCWPPILGSECEDADIIKGFEEAMHDGVDVLSVSLGGLTLDYMEDGIAIASFHAMKRGISVVFSAGNDGPTPGSVTNVAPWAITVGASTIDREFQSLVNLASGLNLKGLSLSKSLRNTGFYPLINSADAKAENASVLNATLCKEGALDPKKVKGKILVCLRGDNARVDKSTQAAHAGAAGMILCNDKASGAELIADPHILPATHISYEDGRLVYDYLKSTKEPMGYITPPNPATDVKPSPFMAGFSSRGPNTITPEILKPDITAPGVNIIAAYTEDSDGSAPVFKYNIESGTSMSCPHVSGVVGLLKSLHPDWSPAAIKSAIMTTAKARDNTGRPMMDESKTTASPFSRGAGDIDPNRAKNPGLVYDLDVNDYLDFLCAIGYNKNVIQKFSTKPHACPDNYSLLDFNYPSITVHKLNGTAIVTRTLKNVGRPGVYEVHVKNPVGVSVNVEPKILEFKKMGQVQKFKMTVTADCESEIKDDVFGELVWTNGKQHVKSPIVISV, from the exons atGAAGTTGTGTagagtttttcttcttcttttcttcactTTTTGTTCCCTTCGATGGTCTTCTTTAGCCATCAATACCAAAAAG TCTTACATAGTCTACTTGGGAGGAGCTGGTGATGATGAGTTTGAATCATCTAAGATTCAAGATTCTCACTTTGAGATTCTTGGTTCGATTTTAGGaag CAAAGACAAGGTTGACGATGCTTTGATTTATTCTTATAACAAACATATTAATGGTTTTGCTGCTCTTCTAACGGAGGAAGATGCTATGAAAATCGCAG AGCATCCGGAAGTTGTTTCGGTTATCCCAAGCAATGGGCGGAAATTACACACGACCCATTCGTGGGATTTTCTAAAACTCGAAAGGGAAGATGGTCTGATTGATGCATCTTCTTTGTGGACCAAAGCCAAATTTGGAGAAAACATCATCATTGGTAATCTTGACACAG GTGTTTGGCCCGAATCGCATAGCTTTAATGACATCGGTTATGGGCCTATTCCATCAAAGTGGAATGGTGGATGTGAAAACCAAACATTAGTTCCTTGCAACAA TAAACTTATTGGTGCAAGGTTCTATAACCAAGGTTTTCAAGCTTCATATGGAAACTTTAACTGTTCAATGAACAATGCGCGTGACCATGATGGACATGGTAGCCATACATTATCGACAGCAGGTGGTAACTTCGTTCCGGGAGTAAGTATCAACGATGTGAAGCTAGGAACCGCTAAAGGTGGTTCACCAAAAGCTCGAGTGGCTGCATACAAAGTTTGTTGGCCACCTATATTAGGTTCCGAATGTGAAGATGCCGATATCATTAAAGGGTTTGAAGAAGCGATGCATGATGGTGTTGATGTACTTTCGGTATCACTTGGTGGACTTACTCTTGATTACATGGAAGATGGTATTGCTATTGCCTCATTCCATGCTATGAAGAGAGGTATTAGTGTTGTGTTTTCTGCAGGGAACGATGGACCAACTCCTGGATCTGTTACCAATGTGGCTCCTTGGGCTATAACCGTTGGTGCTAGTACTATTGACCGTGAGTTTCAATCTTTAGTTAACCTTGCTAGTGGACTTAACCTAAAG GGATTAAGCTTGTCAAAATCCTTGCGGAATACTGGATTTTATCCCTTAATCAACTCTGCAGATGCTAAAGCCGAAAATGCATCAGTGTTGAACGC GACGCTTTGCAAGGAAGGTGCACTTGACCCGAAGAAGGTTAAAGGGAAGATTTTGGTTTGTCTAAGAGGAGACAACGCTAGAGTTGACAAAAGTACACAAGCTGCTCATGCTGGTGCTGCTGGTATGATTCTTTGCAATGATAAGGCCAGTGGTGCTGAATTAATCGCCGATCCTCATATCCTCCCAGCAACACATATCTCGTATGAAGACGGGCGTCTTGTCTATGACTACCTTAAGTCTACCAA AGAACCAATGGGATACATAACACCTCCTAATCCGGCTACAGACGTAAAGCCTTCTCCATTTATGGCAGGATTCTCTTCAAGGGGTCCGAATACCATCACACCGGAGATTCTTAAG CCTGATATTACTGCACCTGGAGTGAACATCATTGCAGCATACACAGAAGATTCAGACGGTTCAGCACCTGTGTTCAAATACAATATTGAGTCGGGGACCTCTATGTCCTGCCCACATGTTTCTGGAGTAGTTGGCCTTCTCAAAAGCCTTCACCCTGACTGGAGTCCTGCTGCCATCAAATCCGCAATCATGACAACTG CGAAAGCAAGAGACAACACGGGGCGCCCAATGATGGATGAATCTAAGACAACGGCATCTCCTTTCAGCCGTGGAGCTGGAGACATTGATCCTAACCGTGCGAAGAACCCTGGATTGGTTTACGATTTAGACGTAAATGACTACCTAGACTTCCTTTGCGCCATTGGATACAACAAAAATGTGATTCAGAAGTTTTCTACTAAGCCACATGCATGTCCTGACAACTATAGTCTCTTAGACTTTAACTACCCTTCAATAACTGTCCATAAACTTAACGGGACTGCTATTGTAACACGAACGTTGAAGAATGTGGGCCGTCCTGGTGTGTATGAGGTTCATGTTAAGAACCCTGTTGGGGTCTCTGTTAATGTTGAACCGAAGATTCTTGAATTTAAGAAGATGGGTCAAGTTCAGAAGTTTAAGATGACAGTGACAGCTGATTGCGAAAGTGAAATTAAAGATGATGTTTTTGGAGAATTGGTGTGGACTAATGGGAAGCAGCATGTGAAGAGCCCTATTGTGATTTCTGTGTAG